The Streptomyces aurantiacus genome includes a region encoding these proteins:
- the tsaD gene encoding tRNA (adenosine(37)-N6)-threonylcarbamoyltransferase complex transferase subunit TsaD, with the protein MADEPLVLGIETSCDETGVGIVRGTTLLADAIASSVDEHARFGGVVPEVASRAHLEAMVPTIERALKEAGVSARDLDGIAVTAGPGLAGALLVGVSAAKAYAYALGKPLYGVNHLASHICVDQLEHGALPEPTMALLVSGGHSSLLLSSDITSDVRPMGATIDDAAGEAFDKIARVLNLGFPGGPVIDRYAKEGDPNAISFPRGLTGPRDAAYDFSFSGLKTAVARWIEAKRAAGEEVPVRDVAASFQEAVVDVLTRKAVRACRDEGVDHLMIGGGVAANSRLRVLAQERCEAAGIRLRVPRPKLCTDNGAMVAALGAEMVARGRAASDWDLSADSSLPVTDPHVPGRSHDHSHGHDHVHEVSKDNLYS; encoded by the coding sequence ATGGCTGACGAACCTCTCGTCCTCGGCATCGAGACCTCCTGCGACGAGACCGGCGTCGGCATCGTCCGGGGCACGACACTGCTCGCGGACGCCATCGCGTCCAGCGTCGACGAGCACGCGCGCTTCGGCGGTGTGGTGCCGGAGGTCGCGTCCCGCGCGCACCTGGAGGCGATGGTGCCGACCATCGAACGGGCACTCAAGGAGGCGGGGGTGAGCGCCAGGGACCTGGACGGGATCGCCGTCACCGCCGGGCCCGGGCTCGCGGGCGCGCTGCTCGTCGGGGTGTCGGCGGCGAAGGCGTACGCGTACGCGCTGGGGAAGCCGCTGTACGGCGTCAACCACCTCGCCTCACACATCTGCGTGGACCAGCTGGAGCACGGCGCGCTGCCCGAACCGACGATGGCTCTGCTCGTCTCCGGCGGGCACTCCTCGCTGCTGCTGTCCTCCGACATCACGAGCGACGTACGGCCCATGGGCGCGACCATCGACGACGCGGCGGGCGAGGCCTTCGACAAGATCGCGCGGGTGCTCAACCTCGGATTCCCCGGCGGGCCGGTCATCGACCGGTACGCGAAGGAGGGCGACCCGAACGCGATTTCGTTCCCGCGCGGGCTCACCGGGCCGCGTGACGCCGCGTACGACTTCTCCTTCTCCGGGCTGAAGACGGCCGTGGCGCGGTGGATCGAGGCCAAGCGGGCGGCGGGCGAGGAGGTGCCGGTGCGGGATGTCGCCGCGTCCTTCCAGGAGGCCGTTGTCGACGTGCTGACCCGCAAGGCCGTACGGGCCTGTCGTGACGAAGGCGTCGACCACCTGATGATCGGCGGGGGAGTCGCCGCGAACTCGCGGCTGCGGGTGCTCGCCCAGGAGCGGTGCGAGGCCGCGGGCATCCGGCTTCGGGTGCCGCGGCCGAAGCTGTGCACCGACAACGGGGCGATGGTCGCCGCGCTCGGTGCGGAGATGGTGGCCCGTGGGCGGGCCGCCTCCGACTGGGATCTGTCGGCGGACTCCTCGTTGCCCGTCACGGATCCGCATGTCCCCGGGCGTTCGCACGACCACAGCCACGGTCACGACCATGTGCACGAGGTCAGCAAGGACAACCTGTACTCATGA
- the rimI gene encoding ribosomal protein S18-alanine N-acetyltransferase — protein MRWWDIEPVLELEKDLFPEDAWSRGMFWSDLAHARGPAATRRYVVAESAGRIVGYGGLASAGDTGDVQTIAVAREHWGTGLGALILTELLRAATAFECAEVLLECRVDNVRAQKLYERFGFEAIGFRRGYYQPGNVDALVMRLNDPSTSVQGTEING, from the coding sequence ATGCGCTGGTGGGACATCGAGCCCGTGCTGGAACTGGAGAAGGACCTCTTCCCCGAGGACGCCTGGTCGCGGGGCATGTTCTGGTCCGACCTGGCCCACGCGCGCGGGCCGGCGGCGACACGGCGGTACGTCGTCGCCGAGAGCGCCGGGCGGATCGTCGGGTACGGGGGCCTCGCCTCCGCCGGGGACACCGGTGACGTACAGACCATCGCCGTCGCCCGGGAGCACTGGGGCACCGGCCTCGGCGCGCTGATCCTGACCGAACTGCTGCGGGCCGCCACCGCCTTCGAGTGCGCCGAGGTGCTGCTCGAATGCCGTGTCGACAACGTCCGTGCCCAGAAGCTGTACGAGCGCTTCGGCTTCGAGGCGATCGGTTTCCGGCGCGGCTACTACCAGCCGGGGAACGTGGACGCCCTCGTGATGCGCCTCAACGACCCGTCAACTTCCGTACAAGGAACCGAGATCAATGGCTGA
- a CDS encoding glycoside hydrolase family 3 N-terminal domain-containing protein — MTTAPWRDPALPAEARVDDLLSRMTLEEKAAQLYGVWVGAATDGDGVAPHQDEMTADFDWDEVITRGLGQLTRSFGTAPVDPALGAQALARAQRRISEAGRFGIPAVAHEECLAGFTAWGATAYPVPLAWGASFDPDLVEEMAHRIGRDLASVGVHQGLAPVLDVVRDLRWGRVEETIGEDPYLVGTIGAAYVRGLESAGVVATLKHFAGYAASAGARNLAPVRAGVREFADITLPPFEFALREGGARSVMAAYTDTDGVPASADPYLLTEVLREQWKFDGTVVSDYFGVGFLQTLHRVAGTEAGAAHAALAAGLDVELPTVRCYGEPLVEAVRAGDIPESLVDRAAARVLRQKCELGLLDEDWNPEPAGPIDLDSAANRALARRLAEKSVVLLSNPDGLLPLAPDTRIAVVGPRAADALAMLGCYSFPSHVGTHHPDKPTGIEIATLLESLRAELPDAKITFTEGCDTTGPDTSGFAEAVARSAEADVCVAVLGDRAGLFGRGTSGEGCDVGDLRLPGAQAQLLDTLTATGTPVVLVLLTGRPYALGRWHDRLAATVQAFFPGEEGGPAVAGVLSGRVNPSGRLPVSVPQDPGGQPWTYLQPPLGLAGAVSSLDPTPLHPFGHGLGYTDLTWEDTEDRHAEITTDESYDVSVTVRNTGSREGTEVVQLYLHDPVARVTRPDVRLIGYHRLTLAPGEARRVSFRFHPDLSAFTDRAGRRVVEPGALELRLSRSSTDTRHTTHITLTGPERHPGPDRRLRCDSTETEPQPRGAGSDAVL; from the coding sequence ATGACCACCGCCCCCTGGCGTGATCCCGCCCTGCCCGCCGAGGCCCGGGTCGACGACCTGCTCTCGCGGATGACCCTGGAGGAGAAGGCCGCCCAGCTGTACGGCGTGTGGGTGGGCGCCGCCACGGACGGTGACGGAGTCGCCCCGCACCAGGACGAGATGACCGCGGACTTCGACTGGGACGAGGTGATCACCCGCGGGCTGGGCCAGCTCACCCGCTCCTTCGGTACGGCCCCCGTGGACCCCGCGCTGGGCGCGCAGGCCCTCGCCCGCGCCCAGCGCCGGATCAGCGAGGCCGGCCGCTTCGGCATCCCGGCCGTCGCCCACGAGGAGTGCCTCGCCGGCTTCACCGCGTGGGGCGCCACCGCGTATCCCGTGCCGCTGGCCTGGGGCGCCTCGTTCGACCCGGACCTGGTCGAGGAGATGGCCCACCGGATCGGCCGCGACCTCGCCTCCGTCGGCGTCCACCAGGGGCTCGCCCCCGTCCTGGACGTCGTACGGGACCTGCGGTGGGGCAGGGTCGAGGAGACCATCGGCGAGGACCCGTACCTCGTCGGCACGATCGGCGCCGCCTATGTCCGCGGTCTCGAGTCCGCCGGGGTCGTCGCCACGCTCAAGCACTTCGCGGGGTACGCGGCCTCGGCCGGCGCCCGCAACCTGGCCCCCGTGCGGGCGGGTGTGCGCGAGTTCGCCGACATCACCCTGCCCCCGTTCGAGTTCGCGCTGCGCGAGGGCGGGGCCCGCTCGGTGATGGCCGCGTACACGGACACCGACGGGGTGCCCGCGTCCGCGGACCCGTACCTGCTGACCGAAGTCCTGCGGGAGCAGTGGAAGTTCGACGGAACGGTCGTCAGCGACTACTTCGGCGTCGGTTTCCTGCAGACCCTGCACCGGGTCGCGGGCACCGAGGCGGGCGCCGCCCACGCGGCCCTGGCCGCCGGCCTGGACGTCGAACTGCCGACGGTCCGCTGCTACGGGGAGCCGCTGGTCGAGGCGGTACGGGCCGGTGACATCCCGGAGTCCCTGGTGGACCGGGCGGCGGCCCGGGTCCTGCGCCAGAAGTGCGAGCTGGGTCTGCTGGACGAGGACTGGAACCCCGAGCCGGCCGGCCCGATCGACCTGGACTCGGCCGCGAACCGCGCCCTGGCCCGCCGCCTCGCCGAGAAGTCCGTCGTCCTGCTCTCCAACCCGGACGGGCTGCTCCCGCTCGCCCCGGACACCCGGATCGCCGTGGTCGGCCCGCGGGCCGCCGACGCCCTGGCCATGCTGGGCTGCTACTCGTTCCCCTCCCACGTCGGCACGCACCACCCCGACAAGCCGACGGGCATCGAGATCGCCACCCTGCTGGAGTCCCTCCGCGCGGAGCTCCCCGACGCCAAGATCACGTTCACCGAAGGATGCGACACCACCGGCCCGGACACCTCGGGCTTCGCGGAGGCCGTCGCGCGCTCCGCCGAGGCGGATGTCTGCGTGGCCGTGCTCGGCGACCGGGCGGGCCTCTTCGGCCGCGGCACCTCGGGCGAGGGCTGCGATGTCGGCGACCTGCGGCTCCCGGGCGCGCAAGCCCAGTTGCTGGACACCCTGACCGCCACCGGCACGCCCGTCGTGCTGGTCCTGCTGACCGGCCGCCCGTACGCGCTGGGCCGCTGGCACGACCGGCTGGCCGCCACGGTCCAGGCGTTCTTCCCCGGCGAGGAGGGCGGCCCGGCGGTGGCGGGTGTCCTGTCGGGCCGGGTGAACCCGTCGGGCCGGCTCCCCGTGAGCGTCCCGCAGGACCCCGGTGGCCAGCCGTGGACCTATCTCCAGCCCCCGTTGGGCCTGGCCGGCGCGGTCAGCAGCCTCGACCCGACCCCGCTCCACCCCTTCGGCCACGGCCTCGGCTACACGGACCTCACCTGGGAGGACACCGAGGACCGCCATGCGGAGATCACCACGGACGAGTCGTACGACGTATCGGTCACGGTCCGCAACACGGGCTCCCGGGAGGGCACGGAGGTCGTCCAGCTCTACCTCCACGACCCGGTGGCCAGGGTGACCCGCCCCGACGTCCGCCTCATCGGCTACCACCGCCTCACCCTGGCCCCGGGCGAGGCCCGCCGGGTCTCGTTCCGCTTCCACCCGGACCTGTCGGCGTTCACCGACCGCGCGGGCCGACGCGTCGTGGAACCGGGCGCCCTGGAACTGCGCCTGTCCAGGTCCAGCACGGACACCCGCCACACGACCCACATCACCCTGACGGGCCCGGAACGCCACCCGGGCCCGGACCGCCGCCTGCGCTGCGACTCGACGGAGACGGAGCCGCAGCCCAGGGGCGCGGGGAGCGACGCGGTCCTCTAG